One region of Aminobacterium colombiense DSM 12261 genomic DNA includes:
- a CDS encoding sodium-dependent transporter, producing the protein MKQEKMEREQWGSRIGFLLASAGSAIGLGNIWRFPYITGKNGGAAFLVIYIALAFTIGASVMLAEFAIGRAAKKNAVGAFRELKGGVWPLVGWMGLAVAFIILSYYAVIGGWTFAYIFKSFTGLMSLHDTSAAQDSFLGFIANPTQVLLAFFVFMLMVVLVVYKGVGQGIERASKILMPGLFIVLLVLVTRALTLPGASKGIAFYLKPDFSKVTGSTIIDALGQAFYSLSLGMGILITFGSYIGKNENIPKSVVTVTFLDTLVAFLAGLIIFPTVFAFGIDAGAGPGLTFITLPAVFSKMWGGMVWSALFFVLLFIAALTSSVSLFEVVVSYCKDELGWSRGKSSLLMGTAIFLFGVPSALSQGAYPINLFGKSFLDAMDWMCNNILLTTGGLLICLFVGWVVTDRIKDDISNKGRLNFALMSPWLLILRFLAPIAIVMIMWSGLR; encoded by the coding sequence ATGAAACAGGAAAAAATGGAAAGGGAGCAGTGGGGAAGTCGAATTGGCTTTCTACTCGCTTCAGCGGGGTCGGCAATTGGTCTTGGTAATATTTGGCGCTTTCCCTACATTACGGGGAAAAATGGTGGGGCTGCCTTTCTAGTGATATATATCGCTTTGGCATTTACTATTGGGGCATCGGTAATGTTGGCAGAGTTTGCCATCGGGCGCGCGGCAAAAAAGAATGCAGTAGGGGCTTTCAGGGAGCTCAAAGGTGGAGTATGGCCTCTCGTTGGTTGGATGGGGCTGGCTGTGGCTTTTATTATCCTCTCTTATTATGCTGTCATCGGAGGGTGGACCTTTGCTTATATTTTTAAGTCTTTCACAGGTCTCATGTCGCTTCATGATACATCAGCTGCTCAGGATTCCTTTTTAGGCTTTATCGCCAATCCCACTCAAGTTCTCCTGGCTTTTTTTGTTTTTATGCTTATGGTTGTTCTTGTAGTGTATAAAGGAGTTGGGCAAGGTATTGAGCGTGCCAGTAAAATTCTAATGCCTGGGCTTTTTATTGTCCTGCTTGTTCTTGTTACCAGGGCTTTGACACTTCCTGGAGCATCAAAAGGCATTGCTTTTTATCTTAAACCAGACTTTTCGAAAGTCACCGGAAGCACTATTATAGATGCTCTTGGACAGGCTTTTTACTCTCTCTCACTTGGTATGGGAATCCTCATCACGTTTGGCAGCTATATTGGGAAGAATGAAAATATCCCAAAGTCAGTTGTCACAGTTACTTTTCTTGATACCCTTGTTGCTTTTCTTGCGGGATTAATAATCTTCCCTACTGTTTTTGCTTTTGGTATCGATGCAGGAGCAGGGCCAGGCCTCACTTTTATTACCTTACCAGCCGTTTTTTCGAAGATGTGGGGCGGCATGGTTTGGTCGGCGCTCTTTTTTGTACTTCTCTTTATAGCTGCCCTTACCTCGTCAGTATCACTTTTTGAGGTTGTTGTTTCTTACTGTAAAGATGAACTGGGCTGGAGCAGAGGGAAGAGTTCACTCCTTATGGGGACGGCTATTTTTCTTTTTGGGGTTCCATCAGCCCTGTCCCAGGGGGCTTACCCTATCAATCTCTTTGGTAAAAGTTTTCTCGATGCCATGGATTGGATGTGCAACAATATCCTTTTAACTACAGGCGGTCTTCTGATTTGCCTTTTTGTAGGGTGGGTTGTAACAGATAGAATTAAAGATGATATCTCTAATAAGGGCAGACTCAATTTTGCGCTAATGTCGCCATGGCTTTTAATACTGCGTTTTTTAGCTCCTATCGCTATCGTCATGATTATGTGGAGCGGTCTTCGTTAA
- a CDS encoding class II fructose-bisphosphate aldolase: MRKNSASYKEMLKKRPLNVQALWENEEVGLVSGRDIVRAFREANAIILAVNARNPLTIKGVFKAAQKLNAAVFIEIAKSESTYCAGNFDNLPEYAVKTSAELGHGIVFGLHVDHYAIKSEKDLFKAVGHLPSVIQKGWTSVAIDASHMPDWENLCFTRDIAMHIPPYLGLEVEVGEIKGPGELTTVEEAQFFIGGLNSWGIFPDLLAISNGSLHGTYDTGQQEGIDLQRTQDIAHVIRPFGVSIAQHGISGTPIEKVAKFANFGINKGNVATLFQNIVFGIKMDSDTGNAIAENGSYVKEPHRGVSEKTWQKIVEWCDSQSYSRKDGNYKKANLPLGNVILEESPEIIGRIIDETEEWASRFIKAFNAVDSADRVLEVIAKRSDHNGAPEQAILGKRSDYTEDRAPGHSLKDGGDYSD; encoded by the coding sequence ATGAGAAAAAACAGCGCCTCATATAAAGAGATGCTGAAGAAACGTCCCCTGAATGTTCAGGCTTTATGGGAAAATGAAGAAGTAGGCTTAGTAAGCGGACGGGACATTGTCAGGGCTTTTCGGGAAGCTAATGCTATCATCCTTGCAGTTAATGCAAGAAATCCGCTAACTATAAAAGGGGTATTCAAAGCAGCTCAAAAATTAAATGCCGCTGTATTTATTGAGATCGCAAAGTCGGAATCAACATACTGCGCTGGTAATTTTGATAATCTTCCCGAGTATGCGGTGAAAACTTCCGCTGAATTAGGGCATGGTATCGTTTTTGGCCTTCACGTCGACCATTATGCCATTAAGTCTGAAAAGGATCTATTTAAAGCGGTGGGGCATCTTCCATCTGTGATTCAAAAAGGCTGGACGTCTGTAGCTATAGATGCTTCCCATATGCCGGATTGGGAAAACCTCTGCTTCACTCGGGACATAGCCATGCACATTCCTCCCTATCTGGGACTGGAAGTAGAAGTGGGCGAGATAAAGGGACCAGGGGAATTAACCACAGTTGAAGAGGCTCAATTCTTCATTGGTGGACTTAATTCATGGGGAATATTCCCTGACCTTCTAGCTATTTCCAATGGAAGCCTTCATGGAACGTACGATACAGGACAGCAGGAAGGAATTGATCTTCAGCGTACCCAGGACATTGCTCATGTTATTCGCCCCTTTGGTGTTTCTATAGCCCAGCACGGTATTTCAGGAACTCCCATTGAGAAGGTGGCTAAATTCGCTAATTTTGGAATCAATAAGGGGAACGTCGCAACCCTTTTTCAGAATATTGTCTTTGGGATAAAAATGGATTCTGATACGGGAAATGCCATAGCAGAGAACGGTTCATATGTTAAAGAACCCCATCGCGGCGTTTCAGAAAAGACATGGCAGAAAATTGTAGAGTGGTGTGACAGTCAGAGCTACAGCAGAAAAGATGGGAACTATAAAAAAGCGAATCTTCCGCTAGGAAACGTGATCTTAGAGGAATCCCCTGAAATCATTGGCCGTATTATCGACGAAACAGAGGAATGGGCCAGCCGCTTTATCAAAGCCTTTAACGCTGTGGACTCAGCAGACAGGGTGCTCGAGGTTATTGCAAAACGCTCTGATCATAATGGCGCCCCCGAGCAGGCTATTTTGGGAAAAAGATCAGATTATACAGAAGATCGAGCTCCGGGACATTCTCTAAAGGATGGGGGAGACTATTCAGATTAA
- the thrC gene encoding threonine synthase: MARQGILHRYEKDLPLTRATPRITLMEGDTPLIHLKNLSRELKVELWAKFDGLNPTGSFKDRGMVMAVAKALEEKTTAVICASTGNTSASAAAYAASAGLACFVLLPAGKVALGKLTQALIYGAKVVAVKGNFDEALQLAREAALSKKITLVNSINPYRLWGQRSAAWEICDELQKAPDWIVLPVGNAGNISAYAAGLEYYKEIGKIDSMPRLMGVQAEGAAPLVLGRIVEKPETVATAIRIGNPVNAEKAVRAIEMSNGKFDAVTDTEILEAQRELASQDGVFAEPASCAPLAFLLKQKRAGKLSEGLRIVLILTGNGLKDPDSPLQGLPGPISAEGTLEALKGVLGL, translated from the coding sequence ATGGCAAGGCAGGGTATATTGCATCGATACGAAAAAGATTTGCCCTTAACAAGGGCGACACCCCGTATAACGCTCATGGAAGGTGACACTCCTCTTATTCACTTAAAAAATCTAAGTCGTGAATTAAAAGTGGAACTTTGGGCCAAGTTTGACGGCTTAAACCCAACGGGATCTTTTAAAGACAGGGGTATGGTCATGGCTGTCGCAAAAGCCCTTGAAGAAAAAACAACGGCGGTTATATGCGCTTCTACTGGTAATACATCTGCCTCTGCAGCTGCTTATGCTGCTTCTGCTGGTTTGGCCTGCTTTGTTTTACTCCCCGCAGGAAAAGTTGCTTTAGGAAAATTAACACAGGCCTTGATTTATGGGGCAAAGGTTGTCGCCGTCAAGGGAAATTTTGATGAGGCATTACAGCTGGCCCGAGAAGCAGCTCTTTCGAAAAAAATAACTCTTGTAAACTCTATAAATCCCTATCGCCTCTGGGGGCAGAGATCTGCTGCATGGGAAATTTGTGATGAGTTGCAAAAAGCTCCTGACTGGATTGTGTTGCCAGTGGGGAATGCGGGAAATATTAGTGCATATGCAGCAGGACTGGAATACTACAAAGAAATAGGAAAGATTGACTCGATGCCGCGCCTTATGGGTGTTCAGGCTGAGGGGGCCGCTCCCCTTGTGCTTGGACGGATAGTAGAAAAACCAGAAACAGTTGCAACTGCGATTCGCATTGGAAACCCAGTGAATGCTGAGAAGGCCGTTCGGGCAATAGAAATGAGTAATGGGAAGTTTGATGCTGTAACAGACACAGAGATTCTTGAGGCACAAAGAGAATTGGCATCTCAGGATGGAGTATTTGCAGAACCTGCTTCTTGTGCCCCTCTTGCCTTTCTCTTGAAACAGAAGAGGGCTGGCAAATTATCTGAAGGATTGCGAATTGTCCTTATTCTGACAGGGAATGGATTGAAAGATCCTGACAGCCCTCTTCAGGGTTTACCAGGGCCAATTTCAGCAGAGGGAACGTTGGAAGCTCTGAAAGGAGTTTTAGGATTATGA
- the thrB gene encoding homoserine kinase, translated as MRLFRVKVPASSANLGSGFDTLGLGLSLYNFFDVRAFLKKGSYVLEIIGEGSGELGRENNALIQSYEFACNKWGIDPPGLDLCSLNAIPMARGLGSSSTAIVAGVAIANTLRENSLQKDELLSLMVELEGHPDNVVPCCMGGMVVSGVDGGIIRFVKMPPLPEDMVAVVAVPEVRVSTQSAREALPTKVFLKDAVYNISRAALLAASWSTGNWSNLPWAMGDRLHQPFRARLFPGGEEILRELSNAPNCSGVAISGSGPSMIAFARGLAGDIAKLMCSIFSRHGIRSRFFVLREDREGLSIF; from the coding sequence ATGAGGCTCTTTAGGGTGAAGGTGCCGGCTTCCAGCGCTAATCTGGGATCAGGTTTTGATACGTTGGGACTGGGATTGTCCCTGTATAACTTTTTTGATGTGCGAGCTTTTTTAAAAAAGGGGTCCTATGTTCTTGAAATAATAGGAGAAGGGAGCGGTGAACTCGGTAGAGAGAACAACGCTCTTATCCAGAGTTATGAATTTGCCTGCAACAAATGGGGGATTGATCCCCCGGGTCTGGATTTGTGTTCTCTTAACGCCATTCCTATGGCTCGGGGGCTTGGCAGTTCCTCCACGGCCATTGTGGCAGGTGTTGCCATAGCAAACACATTACGGGAAAATTCCCTTCAAAAGGATGAACTTTTATCTCTTATGGTAGAGTTAGAGGGGCACCCTGATAATGTTGTTCCGTGCTGTATGGGAGGGATGGTTGTCAGTGGAGTGGATGGAGGAATTATCCGCTTTGTAAAAATGCCGCCTTTACCTGAGGACATGGTGGCTGTTGTCGCAGTGCCTGAAGTTCGGGTGAGTACTCAGAGTGCACGAGAAGCACTCCCGACGAAAGTTTTTTTGAAAGATGCTGTTTATAATATAAGCCGAGCTGCTCTTCTTGCGGCTTCATGGAGTACAGGAAACTGGAGCAATCTTCCCTGGGCTATGGGTGATCGCCTCCATCAGCCCTTTAGGGCCCGCCTTTTTCCTGGGGGAGAAGAAATATTAAGGGAGCTTTCAAATGCACCAAATTGTTCGGGAGTGGCTATTAGCGGTTCTGGCCCGAGTATGATTGCTTTTGCCAGGGGATTGGCAGGAGATATTGCCAAACTTATGTGTTCGATTTTTTCTCGACATGGTATCCGGTCGCGCTTTTTCGTATTGAGGGAAGATCGCGAAGGCTTGAGCATCTTTTAG
- a CDS encoding ACT domain-containing protein has translation MTKRDENKPNRQVVKNLDVAKVALLGVPDIPGIAASLFAALADADIKVEMIVQSVMRGQVNDIAFLVQKSGIEGAIRVCRAVSMEIGAQGVTFDTEIAKVSVFPQDFDPKVPSRVFSALAHREINIDMILATECFVTCVVAASYVDDAVEALEWEFKEEKSTRQRSSSSD, from the coding sequence ATGACGAAGAGAGACGAGAACAAGCCAAACAGGCAAGTTGTGAAAAATTTGGATGTGGCTAAGGTCGCTTTGCTTGGAGTACCAGACATCCCTGGCATAGCTGCTTCCCTTTTTGCAGCCCTTGCTGATGCGGATATTAAGGTTGAAATGATTGTACAGAGCGTAATGAGGGGGCAGGTGAACGATATAGCCTTCCTTGTGCAGAAAAGTGGAATTGAAGGGGCAATACGAGTTTGTCGTGCCGTTTCTATGGAAATTGGCGCTCAAGGTGTGACCTTTGACACTGAAATAGCCAAAGTATCGGTTTTCCCACAGGATTTTGACCCTAAAGTTCCATCAAGGGTTTTTTCAGCTCTAGCTCACAGAGAAATCAATATCGATATGATTTTGGCGACTGAGTGTTTTGTAACCTGCGTGGTAGCAGCATCTTATGTGGATGACGCAGTAGAGGCGCTGGAGTGGGAGTTTAAAGAAGAGAAGAGCACCAGACAGAGGTCTTCTTCCAGTGACTGA
- a CDS encoding LptA/OstA family protein, whose protein sequence is MKKGLRHVRACAVIAFLFIYAGALWGIEAHVTADTMVYHSRTGDFTAEGNVRIQRMELEITAPMGEGNSQTGHVILSGGVHIFGKWENEPVDLTSVFLEGHLSNGGRYSLRENVSGYLGARIIDAQELEVSESSFIAKKVKKFEDTKQKMFLSASTVKGNISNGETTDIQASGDVVIVITETDGQKTRITGSNAVYSKAQDNIKVWGNALAVQPERTLRAEEILYSPQSGKILASGKPQITIQIQDKEGKKQ, encoded by the coding sequence ATGAAAAAAGGCCTGAGGCATGTGAGAGCTTGTGCTGTTATTGCCTTTCTTTTTATCTATGCAGGAGCCCTATGGGGAATAGAAGCTCATGTAACAGCTGATACCATGGTGTATCACTCCAGAACGGGGGATTTTACAGCCGAAGGCAATGTGCGAATTCAGAGGATGGAGTTAGAGATAACAGCACCAATGGGAGAAGGCAATTCCCAGACGGGACATGTAATTTTATCTGGGGGGGTTCACATCTTTGGAAAATGGGAGAACGAACCTGTTGACCTTACGAGTGTCTTTTTAGAAGGACATCTTTCAAATGGAGGCAGATACTCCCTTCGGGAAAATGTTTCTGGATATTTGGGGGCACGCATAATAGATGCCCAGGAATTGGAAGTCAGTGAAAGCAGTTTCATTGCGAAAAAAGTAAAAAAGTTTGAAGACACGAAACAAAAAATGTTCCTTTCCGCTTCTACTGTTAAAGGGAACATCTCTAACGGGGAAACCACTGACATACAGGCGTCAGGCGATGTGGTCATTGTTATTACAGAAACAGATGGGCAGAAGACACGTATAACTGGCTCTAATGCGGTTTATTCTAAGGCCCAGGATAATATAAAAGTATGGGGGAATGCTCTTGCGGTACAGCCAGAACGAACCCTTAGAGCAGAAGAGATACTTTATTCCCCTCAATCAGGGAAAATATTGGCTTCTGGAAAACCACAAATAACAATTCAGATCCAGGATAAGGAAGGGAAAAAGCAATAA
- the lptB gene encoding LPS export ABC transporter ATP-binding protein, producing the protein MGAKTLKARKVCKAFKGRTVVSSVDLDVHMGEIVGLLGPNGAGKTTTFYMIVGLIKPDSGRVMIDSKDITPFPMFRRARIGVGYLPQEASIFRNLTVKENIEIVLQELGKPQKEIETMVSHILEELGLTSLASIPGYALSGGERRRVEIARCLSIMPDFLLLDEPFSGIDPIAVYDIQQIILSLRAKGYGILLTDHNVRDTLAITDRTYLIHQGEIVIEGSPDEVAQSEVARKFYLGDRFSW; encoded by the coding sequence ATGGGCGCAAAGACGCTTAAAGCCAGAAAGGTTTGTAAGGCCTTTAAAGGGAGAACTGTAGTTTCATCAGTGGATCTTGATGTGCATATGGGTGAAATCGTAGGACTTCTTGGTCCTAATGGCGCTGGTAAAACGACTACGTTTTATATGATAGTCGGGCTTATAAAGCCAGATTCGGGGCGCGTAATGATTGACTCAAAGGACATTACCCCCTTTCCTATGTTTCGCCGAGCTCGGATAGGAGTAGGATACCTTCCTCAGGAGGCTTCTATCTTCAGGAACCTCACAGTAAAAGAAAATATTGAGATCGTGCTGCAGGAGCTGGGAAAACCCCAAAAAGAAATAGAAACCATGGTCTCCCATATCCTGGAAGAATTAGGGCTAACATCTCTTGCTTCTATTCCTGGGTATGCGCTCAGCGGCGGCGAGCGAAGGCGGGTGGAAATAGCCCGGTGCCTTTCTATAATGCCAGATTTCCTCTTGTTAGATGAGCCTTTTAGCGGGATTGATCCTATCGCAGTCTACGACATCCAGCAGATCATTCTGAGCCTTCGGGCAAAGGGATATGGAATATTACTCACAGATCATAATGTCCGCGATACTCTGGCCATTACAGACCGAACATATCTGATTCATCAGGGAGAGATTGTTATAGAAGGCTCTCCTGATGAGGTGGCTCAGAGCGAAGTGGCAAGAAAATTTTATTTAGGAGACAGATTTTCCTGGTAA
- a CDS encoding hydrogenase 3 maturation endopeptidase HyCI, giving the protein MGTITLWGIGNPLFGDDGVGPFIAKELHKKRALHPITAIDCETIPENYIAPLKRNLPNLLLIVDAADMNLPPGSVRRIPLHMVENVSFSTHGLPLGMLLEDIAQKITIIYIGIQPFSQNLGESLSQKVKDAAEKLILILEKQHFEKIPLLYQENLSPK; this is encoded by the coding sequence TTGGGTACTATAACACTTTGGGGTATTGGCAACCCACTTTTCGGCGATGATGGCGTGGGACCCTTTATCGCAAAAGAGCTGCATAAAAAAAGGGCTCTACATCCGATCACTGCCATAGACTGCGAAACTATACCTGAAAATTATATTGCCCCATTAAAACGGAACCTCCCAAATCTGCTTTTGATCGTTGACGCTGCAGATATGAATCTTCCGCCGGGATCTGTCCGTCGTATTCCACTCCATATGGTGGAGAACGTTTCTTTTAGTACTCACGGCCTCCCATTAGGGATGCTTCTTGAAGATATCGCTCAGAAAATTACAATTATCTATATTGGCATACAGCCTTTCAGCCAGAACCTGGGTGAATCTTTGTCCCAGAAGGTTAAGGACGCTGCTGAAAAACTGATTCTCATACTTGAAAAACAGCATTTTGAAAAAATTCCTTTGCTTTACCAGGAAAATCTGTCTCCTAAATAA
- the murJ gene encoding murein biosynthesis integral membrane protein MurJ, whose protein sequence is MSSRVSRMVRHALVMMVGTFASRILGLAREIVTAALFGASSQLDAFYVAYTLANLSRQMLAEGALSAAFVPVFSQSLVQRGKEKASHLARQALWILLVAGTAVVFAGVILSPFLVKIMAPGFDSVKASLAISMTQWMFPFLILVSLAALAMGVLNSLDSFFVPAIAPALSNVVYLLILFFAASRLGIWTLIIAVLAGGVCQMVLQWVWSAWNGVLLLPEKPNSRDPELRKMMKLFFPYAAGLSLNQINPVISRVLGSFLQDGAISVLNYANRVIQLPLGLFVIAISQAVLPELSRCAVGDEKEFRETMRDAVRFALFVILPVTIGLVLVSDEVVNLLFYRGAFNAWAWHATGIALAMYAWGLPGMACTTVFLRGLYAQSNPRSALLVTLSSVVSNVVFCLLLVKPMGFAGLALATSLGFTFSSFAGGYLLARSINHPLDILGVKWTLRISIVLGAMAFTVWKFKSLCPYPVDAGLLLRCGWLFIVMLLGALIYMGGTLAFHFHEWQWLRGALKRRDKE, encoded by the coding sequence ATGTCCTCTCGTGTTTCCCGAATGGTTCGCCATGCCCTGGTCATGATGGTTGGTACATTTGCTAGCAGAATTCTAGGACTAGCCCGAGAAATAGTAACGGCGGCACTTTTTGGAGCGTCAAGCCAGCTTGATGCTTTCTATGTTGCCTATACCCTTGCCAACCTTTCACGGCAAATGCTGGCAGAGGGAGCCCTGTCCGCGGCTTTTGTCCCTGTATTTTCTCAATCCCTGGTTCAAAGAGGGAAAGAAAAGGCATCTCACTTGGCAAGACAGGCTTTATGGATTCTCCTTGTAGCTGGAACAGCTGTCGTTTTCGCGGGCGTTATCCTGTCACCATTTCTTGTTAAAATTATGGCGCCAGGTTTTGACTCTGTCAAAGCTTCACTTGCAATTTCCATGACGCAATGGATGTTCCCTTTTTTAATTCTGGTGTCTTTGGCGGCATTGGCCATGGGTGTTCTAAATAGTCTTGATTCATTCTTTGTACCGGCCATTGCTCCTGCCCTGAGCAATGTGGTATATCTTCTGATTCTCTTTTTCGCTGCGTCGCGGCTAGGAATATGGACCCTCATTATAGCTGTTTTAGCAGGAGGGGTCTGTCAGATGGTGCTTCAATGGGTTTGGAGCGCCTGGAATGGAGTTCTGCTATTACCGGAAAAACCGAATTCAAGAGATCCTGAATTACGGAAAATGATGAAACTTTTTTTCCCTTATGCAGCTGGTCTCTCATTGAATCAGATTAATCCTGTCATCAGCCGCGTATTAGGTTCTTTTCTCCAGGATGGCGCTATTTCTGTGCTGAATTATGCTAACAGAGTGATACAGCTTCCTCTGGGGCTTTTTGTCATTGCCATCTCCCAGGCAGTCCTTCCTGAACTTTCCCGCTGCGCAGTTGGAGATGAAAAGGAATTTCGAGAAACAATGCGAGATGCGGTAAGATTTGCCCTTTTTGTTATTCTTCCAGTGACAATAGGTCTTGTGCTGGTTTCTGATGAAGTAGTTAACCTGTTATTTTATCGAGGGGCTTTTAATGCGTGGGCATGGCACGCTACTGGTATAGCTCTGGCCATGTATGCCTGGGGGCTCCCGGGAATGGCCTGTACGACAGTTTTTCTTCGGGGGCTCTATGCTCAAAGCAACCCAAGATCGGCGTTGCTCGTGACTCTCTCAAGCGTGGTATCCAACGTTGTATTCTGTTTGCTTCTTGTCAAACCTATGGGCTTTGCTGGACTTGCTCTTGCCACTTCCCTGGGGTTCACTTTCTCATCATTTGCAGGAGGGTATCTTCTTGCCCGAAGCATTAATCACCCTCTTGACATTTTAGGCGTAAAATGGACCCTTCGTATTTCCATAGTTTTAGGCGCTATGGCTTTTACAGTGTGGAAGTTTAAATCTCTATGTCCTTATCCAGTAGATGCAGGGTTGCTTTTAAGATGCGGCTGGCTCTTCATAGTCATGCTTCTGGGGGCTTTGATATATATGGGAGGGACACTGGCCTTTCATTTTCATGAGTGGCAATGGCTTAGAGGTGCTCTTAAGCGAAGGGATAAAGAATAG
- the tsaD gene encoding tRNA (adenosine(37)-N6)-threonylcarbamoyltransferase complex transferase subunit TsaD → MERRFLTLGIESSCDDTAVSILDGQRDVKADLISSQIKDHAPFGGVVPEFASRKHLEAILPLVDRALENAGVSDPAQELSLIGVTAGPGLMGSLLVGVMTAKALAQTWHLPILGVNHLEGHLFANVVASPDLEPPFICLIVSGGHTEIILAEDFGNYSLLGATRDDAAGEAYDKVAKLLGLGYPGGPIIDSLAHKGNSEAFSFPVPLRSSDEIAFSFSGLKTAVLWAVKDLKEKSVDLPIADLCASFQKAAVEALMTKVERAVEVTGIRKVAISGGVAANRGLRNALQRKKDWNVFIPPAIRCTDNGVMIAAAAYNGYKRGLISDLFLTPNPSWPLV, encoded by the coding sequence GTGGAAAGACGATTTTTAACATTAGGGATAGAGAGCAGCTGCGATGATACGGCTGTTTCAATACTAGATGGACAAAGGGATGTTAAGGCTGATTTGATATCAAGCCAGATTAAGGATCATGCTCCCTTCGGCGGTGTAGTTCCGGAATTTGCTTCGAGAAAACATCTTGAGGCGATTCTTCCCTTGGTCGACAGAGCGTTGGAAAATGCGGGAGTTAGCGATCCTGCCCAGGAGCTGTCACTAATTGGAGTAACTGCCGGGCCAGGGCTTATGGGATCTCTTCTTGTAGGGGTTATGACAGCCAAAGCTCTTGCTCAGACATGGCATCTTCCCATATTGGGCGTTAATCATCTTGAAGGGCACCTTTTTGCGAATGTAGTTGCTTCTCCTGATCTGGAACCCCCTTTCATCTGTCTTATTGTTTCTGGCGGGCATACAGAAATAATTTTAGCAGAGGATTTTGGGAACTACAGTCTCTTGGGAGCTACGCGAGATGATGCTGCTGGAGAAGCTTATGATAAAGTAGCCAAACTATTGGGCCTTGGTTATCCTGGAGGCCCTATTATCGATTCTCTTGCCCATAAGGGAAATAGCGAAGCCTTTTCCTTTCCCGTTCCTTTAAGATCAAGTGACGAGATTGCCTTTAGTTTCAGCGGCTTAAAGACAGCGGTACTATGGGCGGTAAAAGATTTGAAAGAAAAAAGTGTTGATCTTCCTATCGCTGATCTTTGCGCTTCTTTTCAGAAAGCGGCAGTGGAGGCTTTGATGACGAAAGTGGAACGAGCCGTCGAAGTGACGGGCATACGAAAAGTTGCTATATCAGGGGGAGTAGCTGCCAATCGAGGATTACGAAACGCTTTACAGAGAAAGAAAGACTGGAATGTGTTTATTCCACCAGCAATAAGGTGTACGGACAATGGGGTAATGATAGCAGCTGCTGCATATAACGGGTATAAAAGAGGCCTTATTTCCGACCTTTTTTTAACCCCCAATCCTTCATGGCCGCTGGTTTAG
- the groES gene encoding co-chaperone GroES translates to MNLKPLGDRLVVKVINQEEKTRGGIVLPDTAKEKPQEGEVVAVGTGKVLENGQKLPLEVKVGDRIIFSKYAGTEVKLDGDEYIIFSERDVLAIVEK, encoded by the coding sequence ATGAATTTAAAACCGCTTGGTGATCGTCTCGTGGTGAAGGTCATCAATCAGGAGGAAAAGACAAGGGGAGGAATTGTTCTTCCAGACACTGCAAAAGAGAAACCTCAAGAGGGAGAAGTTGTAGCAGTTGGCACAGGAAAAGTTTTAGAAAACGGCCAGAAGCTTCCTCTTGAAGTTAAGGTTGGCGACCGCATCATTTTCAGCAAATATGCTGGAACTGAAGTGAAGCTTGACGGAGACGAATACATCATCTTCAGCGAACGCGATGTGCTTGCGATTGTTGAAAAGTAA